One region of Halomonas huangheensis genomic DNA includes:
- a CDS encoding fimbrial protein: protein MLGISLAAQLALPTPAYATRTDNCTASSLPWSPVLYARITKDLPIGSVIPGSTISNTVSIDCTSDWSNDNVWGDTCNGGPNWALSEASETLIRETSRPGVYTFDGLPEYLGYQFMSSSGQPLSLDSEGRHNTGVRIATGQQSVPLDFRLIKISDTTATSTSAELRMYLSCNGNEWGNRNAAGSLVTLHVDIEQITQTCSMVIANTQVVLPTVSSSAFNGVGSAAGSTPFTLEFDCDADAAAKVNISDATTPSNATDILTLQNDSSADGLGVRLTHQGTPVRLAPNQAFDLGGSEFPLDSPGGSQIISLPLAAEYVQKDASVTPGTVQALAVVTIAYD, encoded by the coding sequence GTGCTGGGCATATCACTGGCTGCGCAGCTTGCCCTGCCGACTCCCGCTTATGCGACAAGAACCGATAACTGCACGGCATCGTCCCTCCCATGGAGCCCTGTTTTATATGCCCGCATAACCAAGGATCTCCCGATTGGCTCGGTAATCCCCGGTTCCACCATCTCCAATACGGTGAGCATCGACTGCACTAGCGATTGGTCCAATGACAACGTATGGGGAGACACCTGCAACGGCGGACCAAATTGGGCGCTCTCCGAGGCCAGTGAAACACTGATTCGGGAGACGTCACGTCCAGGCGTCTATACCTTTGATGGCTTGCCTGAGTACCTCGGCTATCAATTCATGAGTTCGTCTGGACAACCCCTTAGTCTTGACTCTGAAGGCCGTCACAACACTGGAGTCCGGATAGCAACCGGGCAACAATCGGTTCCACTCGATTTTCGCTTGATCAAAATCAGCGACACGACAGCAACGTCGACCTCTGCTGAGCTGCGCATGTATCTGAGTTGTAATGGCAACGAATGGGGCAATCGAAATGCTGCTGGCAGCCTGGTCACCCTGCACGTCGATATCGAACAGATTACCCAGACATGCAGCATGGTAATCGCCAACACCCAGGTGGTGTTACCGACCGTATCCAGTTCAGCATTCAATGGTGTCGGCAGTGCTGCGGGCAGCACGCCATTCACACTGGAGTTTGATTGCGATGCGGATGCCGCTGCCAAAGTGAATATCAGCGATGCAACGACCCCGAGCAACGCCACCGATATCTTGACGTTGCAGAACGATTCGAGCGCCGATGGTCTGGGTGTTCGACTCACTCATCAAGGTACACCGGTTAGGCTCGCCCCCAATCAGGCCTTCGACCTGGGGGGTAGTGAATTTCCTCTGGACAGCCCCGGCGGCTCACAGATCATCAGCTTGCCGCTGGCAGCCGAGTACGTGCAGAAAGACGCCAGTGTCACACCCGGCACAGTGCAGGCTCTTGCGGTAGTGACCATCGCCTACGATTGA
- a CDS encoding LysR family transcriptional regulator: protein MSNDVSLVALRLFVRVAATGSFAAAARQHGLPASSVSRHIAALEKALGQRLLYRHTRAVRLTEVGEQYYQTVREVLDTLDIATEQVQGAATEPRGLLRINAPVAFGRLHVAPRLAAFQARYPDIETELTLTDAFIDPVQEGVDIVLRVGVLRDSSLVARKLADQHFVACASPAYIAEHGRPRTPEELRLHNCLVYKGSRGVQRWYFRDPNSHLFRSHEVRGNLRSNNAESLREAALQGQGIILFPTWLIHDDISGQRLTSVLEEWEASGEPEPQGIHAIFPENRLRSSKVAAFLTHLQQAIGEVPYWDG, encoded by the coding sequence AGGCAGTTTTGCTGCGGCGGCACGCCAGCATGGCTTACCCGCATCCTCGGTATCGCGCCATATCGCCGCATTGGAAAAGGCTCTGGGACAGCGGTTGCTGTATCGCCACACGCGAGCGGTGAGGCTGACTGAAGTAGGCGAGCAGTATTATCAAACCGTGCGTGAGGTGTTGGATACGCTGGATATTGCCACGGAGCAGGTGCAGGGAGCCGCGACCGAGCCTCGAGGGCTGTTGAGAATCAATGCGCCCGTAGCCTTTGGGCGCTTGCACGTCGCACCGCGTCTTGCTGCTTTCCAGGCCAGGTACCCGGATATCGAAACAGAATTGACGCTGACCGATGCATTTATCGATCCGGTGCAGGAGGGCGTTGATATTGTACTGCGAGTGGGGGTGTTGCGAGATTCCAGCCTGGTGGCACGGAAACTGGCTGACCAGCACTTCGTTGCCTGCGCCTCACCCGCTTATATCGCCGAGCATGGCCGCCCACGGACACCAGAGGAACTTCGTTTGCATAACTGCCTTGTCTACAAGGGCAGCAGAGGCGTGCAGCGCTGGTATTTTCGTGACCCGAATTCGCACCTGTTTCGGTCGCATGAGGTTCGCGGCAACCTGCGCAGTAACAATGCCGAGAGCTTGCGAGAGGCCGCGTTGCAGGGGCAAGGGATAATCCTCTTTCCTACATGGTTGATACATGACGATATTTCCGGGCAGCGACTCACCTCTGTACTCGAGGAGTGGGAAGCGTCGGGGGAACCGGAACCTCAAGGCATCCATGCCATATTCCCCGAGAATCGATTGCGTTCCTCCAAGGTGGCGGCATTCCTGACTCATCTGCAGCAGGCAATAGGCGAAGTGCCCTATTGGGATGGGTAA